The sequence TCTGCATGGCGTCCGCCCTACTTAATCCTTTTAACTGAGCCAGATACATGGCTTGTTCACCAATTTTCATTTTTTTGTACAGGCCTCTTTCTTCCGGCATGTATCCAATTTTGATGATATCATTCAATGGATCGAAAGTTTTTCCTTCCAACTTAATTTCTCCACTGTCCGGATAAAAAATTCCGGTAATCATTCTCAGTAGGGTTGTTTTGCCAGCTCCATTGGGGCCCAGCAATCCAAAAATACTTCCCTGTTCTATGCTGAAACTGATATCATCAACCGCTTTTTGGGTAGCATAATATTTTTTCAGATTCTTTAATTCTAAGATTGAACTCATAAGCTTATTTATTTGCTGAATGTAAGAATTAGTACGACCATTCAACATAATATTACAAGAATGGGCAGGTTTTTTGAGTAATTTTGTGCATTATTTAAAAATAGAGAAATGAAGGGTATACAGAAGTGTGGGGTAGTTGGATTGATGCTTGTACTTTTAACTGGATTGTCAAGCTGGGGGTTTCTTGTTCACCGTACCATACATCAATTGGCTATTTATCAGTTGCCATCGGAAATGAGCGGATTTTTTCACAGCAATATGTCCAAACTGGTATACGATGCCCCCAGAGCAGATACCCGTAGAAACACCGATAGTACGGAAGCACCCAAACATTTCATGGACCTGGAACCCTACAAAGTTAAAACTGCGTTTCAGTTGCCTGACAATTTCAACAAAGCCATTCAGCGTTACAGCTGGGATAGCTTAAAACAATACGGCTATGTTCCCTATCAGATTATTGTGATGAAAGACAAGCTTACAGAGGCTTTTAAAATCCAAAATAAAGACTCTATTCTTTTTTATGCAGCAGACCTGGGGCACTATATAGGGGATGCCAATGTGCCTTTACATACCACCATTAACTATGATGGACAATTAACCAATCAGGTTGGCTTGCACAGTTTGTGGGAGTCGATGATTCCTGAGCTGGAGATGGAAACTTATAATTTGTTTAGCGGTCATAAAGCCCGGTATTTGCGCAACCCTATGCGCGAGGTTCAGAGAGCCATGCAGCGTGCGCACGATTTATTGCCGGATATGCTCGAAAAGGAAAAAAATCTAACCCTTGCTTTTACGGACTCTACCAAGTATCGTTACCAAATGCGCAATGGGAAACAATCCCGCTCTTATACCAGTACTTTCGCTAAAGCATATGCCAGCCAATTAAAACCAACCATTAATCAGCAACTGCTACATTCTGCAGCATTGATTGCCGATTTCTGGTATACTGCATGGGTAGATGCGGGAAAACCGGATTTGAGTAATTTGTTTAAGAACAGTACGGAAAAACAAGCAACATTTGCCTCAGAAATGGAAGCATACAAAAGCAACCGTTTGATTACCGACAATTTGTTAGAGGCAAAGAAAAAATAGTATCAGTTCCTTTAATTCAAACCAGCTATTTTTTAGGAGGCGAATACTGTTGCAATTTGCTGTGCCAGCTTTTGACCGTCCATCGCTGCGCTCACAATTCCCCCTGCATAGCCTGCTCCTTCACCGCAAGGGTACAAATTCTGTAGCTGCGGGTGCGTTAACTTTTCAGGATCCCTGGGTATTCTTACAGGAGAAGAAGTTCTGCTTTCTGTTGCTACCAGCACGGCTTCATTGGTATAGTAGCCTTTCATTTTTGCGCCAAACATTTTTAGGGCACCTTGCAAAGATTGATAGATAAAATCGGGTAAAACGGTTTGGAGGTTTGCGGCTTGTAACCCTGGTAAATAACTGCAGCCAGGTAAGTC is a genomic window of Sediminibacterium sp. TEGAF015 containing:
- a CDS encoding zinc dependent phospholipase C family protein; this translates as MKGIQKCGVVGLMLVLLTGLSSWGFLVHRTIHQLAIYQLPSEMSGFFHSNMSKLVYDAPRADTRRNTDSTEAPKHFMDLEPYKVKTAFQLPDNFNKAIQRYSWDSLKQYGYVPYQIIVMKDKLTEAFKIQNKDSILFYAADLGHYIGDANVPLHTTINYDGQLTNQVGLHSLWESMIPELEMETYNLFSGHKARYLRNPMREVQRAMQRAHDLLPDMLEKEKNLTLAFTDSTKYRYQMRNGKQSRSYTSTFAKAYASQLKPTINQQLLHSAALIADFWYTAWVDAGKPDLSNLFKNSTEKQATFASEMEAYKSNRLITDNLLEAKKK